One window of Nicotiana tomentosiformis chromosome 11, ASM39032v3, whole genome shotgun sequence genomic DNA carries:
- the LOC138900914 gene encoding uncharacterized protein, with protein MSSSCGSTGKTKGPMDCYFSQKSGDKEGKSGNPQIDAKTILRDRAITMFARWMYDAGLPFNCVNYTDTFSAFIEAVGQYGPGMKPPTYHEVRGPYLKKEVAEVNKIVEEHKVEWNKFGCSIMMDKWTARNGKMIINILVNSPKGSLFLESVDASDSSTDSTKMYSLFKSTIDSIGAENVVQVVTDNASENVKAGDLMSAGYPHIYWTPCAAHSINLIFGDIFKERPFSSIFNQAIRVHSYVVQRPLLLNMMKRFTKQRSLVKPAKTRFATAFLTLHRMYEQKSNLKKLFVSDEYTNSAYGREARGRESADIILSPSFWNNVVHALKIGGPLVKVLRLVDGEQRPPMGYLYEAMDRAKEAIQVSFSDQRKYKRVFEIIDKRWDSKLHSPLHAAGLVLNPELFYDDEERILGDEPLWNGYYECIEKLIPEESVQDKITEKFSIYRNAEQLFGKNMAIRQRKTKSPVEWWKQYGHSTPDLQKFSIKVLSLTCSSSGCERNWSVFEHIHTKKRNKLTLKRLNDLVFIKYNRTLRRRYNARNVIDPISLDNIDDANEWLTGVPEDHADEEVFEETSDFTWGDVAEARGIGERIYGLRGSTSTSSSQRKGKEAATLSLVDEEEEVEEDDEQYNNDSGIQEFDNLVEE; from the exons ATGTCTTCTAGTTGTGGATCTACTGGCAAGACCAAAGGTCCTATGGATTGTTACTTCTCGCAAAAATCTGGAGATAAGGAAGGAAAAAGTGGTAATCCTCAAATTGATGCCAAAACGATTTTGAGGGATCGTGCAATTACAATGTTTGCGCGGTGGATGTATGATGCAGGTCTTCCTTTTAATTGTGTTAATTATACCGACACTTTTTCTGCTTTTATTGAGGCCGTAGGCCAATATGGTCCAGGAATGaagcctccaacatatcatgaagtTAGAGGGCCATATCTAAAAAAAGAGGTGGCAGAGGTGAACAAAATCGTAGAGGAGCACAAAGTAGAATGGAACAAGTTTGGTTGTTCCATTATGATGGATAAGTGGACGGCGAGAAATGGAAAAATGATCATCAATATCTTGGTGAATTCTCCTAAGGGAAGCCTGTTTCTTGAGTCCGTTGATGCAAGCGACTCTTCGACTGATTCAACCAAAATGTACTCCTTGTTCAAGAGTACAATAGACTCTATTGGAGCAGAAAATGTTGTTCAAGTTGTCACGGACAACGCCAGTGAAAATGTTAAAGCTGGCGATTTGATGTCTGCTGGGTACCCGCATATTTATTGGACTCCGTGTGCAGCACATTCCATTAATTTGATCTTCGGTgacattttcaaggaaagaccctTTAGTTCAATCTTTAATCAGGCAATTAGAGTGCATTCCTATGTTGTTCAAAggcctttgttattgaatatgatGAAGAGATTCACTAAACAAAGAAGCTTGGTGAAACCCGCAAAGACAAGATTTGCTACTGCTTTCTTGACTTTGCATAGGATGTATGAGCAAAAAAGCAATTTGAAGAAGTTGTTTGTTTCAGATGAGTACACTAACAGTGCCTATGGAAGGGAAGCTCGAGGGAGAGAATCAGCAGATATTATACTTTCTCCTTCATTCTGGAACAATgtggttcatgcattgaagattggtGGTCCTTTAGTTAAAGTGCTTCGTTTGGTGGATGGGGAGCAAAGGCCACCAATGGGCTACCTGTACGAAGCAATGGATAGGGCAAAAGAGGCTATTCAAGTCTCGTTTAGTgatcaaagaaaatacaaaagagtCTTTGAGATCATAGATAAAAGGTGGGATAGTAAGCTTCATAGCCCTTTGCATGCAGCTGGACTTGTTTTGAACCCGGAACTGTTTTATGACGATGAAGAAAGGATTCTAGGAGATGAACCTTTGTGGAATGGATACTATGAATGTATTGAGAAGTTGATACCCGAAGAATCCGTGCAAGATAAAATAACAGAGAAGTTTAGTATTTATAGGAATGCTGAGCAACTTTTTGGAAAAAACATGGCAATTAGACAAAGAAAGACGAAGTCACCAG TTGAATGGTGGAAGCAATATGGCCATTCCACTCCGGATTTACAAAAGTTTTCCATCAAGGTTCTAAGTCTAACATGTAGCTCATCCGGGTGTGAAAGGAATTGGAGCGTGTTTGAACAT ATTCATACCAAAAAAAGAAACAAACTAACCTTGAAGCGTCTCAATGATCTAGTATTCATTAAGTACAATAGAACATTGAGGCGTCGTTACAACGCTCGCAATGTAATTGATCCAATTAGTTTGGACAACATTGATGATGCTAATGAATGGCTAACTGGAGTCCCGGAAGATCATGCAGATGAAGAAGTATTTGAGGAAACTTCTGATTTCACTTGGGGTGATGTTGCGGAAGCGCGTGGAATTGGGGAGAGGATTTATGGTTTGAGGGGGAGTACCTCAACTTCAAGTTCACAGAGGAAGGGAAAAGAGGCAGCTACTTTGTCCCtagttgatgaagaagaagaagttgaagaagatgacgagcaatataataatgatagtggaatacaagaatttgacaatcttgtagaagaatag
- the LOC104120606 gene encoding leucine-rich repeat receptor-like protein kinase TDR: MQVPMGILYQPLYITTTTFLIFLSLICVPVLAVDPFTEALLSLKSEILDHSNSISDWILPSDSGVTSPTDKIFACSWSGVKCNENSSLIIGLDLSVKNLGGFFSEGQFNHFTDLVDLNLSHNSFSEKLPVGIFNLTKLKSLDISRNNFSGHFPSGISNLVNLVILDAFSNSFSGPLPKDVSQIESLKVLNFAGSYFSGQIPSEFGSFKNLDFIHLAGNSLSGKIPSELGMLKTVTHMEIGYNTYEGSIPWELGNMSKLQYLDIAGANLSGSIPKELSNLTNLESLFLFRNQLNGKIPFEFGKIISLSSLDLSDNLLLGSIPESFSELKNLKLLSVMYNDLSGTIPKGIAKLPLLDTLLIWDNFFSGSLPKDLGKYSKLKYLDVSTNYFVGNIPPDICSNGVLLKLILFSNNFSGGVSPSLSNCSSLVRIRIEDNSFSGDISLNFGNFPDLSYVDMSRNRFGGGIPANIALVSKLQYFNVSNNPNLGGIIPEKALSLSLQNFSATNCSISGDFPPFGPCKSLLVLELSMNNVSGIMPQSISNCQSLVSIDLANNDLTGHIPVELASLPSISVVDLSHNGFSGSIPAKFGSSSSLKLLNVSFNNLSGSIPIEKSFKVMDSSAFWGNPKLCGEPLRPCRHGPNGLELGSRRTQKLAWVLITCGVVVLAITAAVFGVLHFRRRGKGKWKMVSFSGLPRFTANDVLRSFSSVEEVTDLVPPLAGSDCKAVLPTGITVLVKKIEWRPERMNAMLDLISRMGSARHKNLTRLLGFCYNKQMAYLLYDYLPNGNLVERIRTKRDWATKYKTIVGIARGLCFLHHNCYPAIPHGDLKANNIVFDENMEPHLTEFGVTFLNQLNNGPFLARAGNETGEIDRAIKEELYRDIYNFGEVILEILTNGKLSNAATSLQNTSKEALLREVLYENDVAPSNSVQEEIKLVLEVASLCTRNRPSDRPSMEEALKQLSGLKKQG, translated from the exons ATGCAAGTCCCAATGGGGATACTTTATCAGCCTTTGTACATCACTACTACTACTTTCTTGATTTTCCTTTCTCTAATTTGTGTCCCAGTTTTAGCTGTTGATCCTTTTACAGAAGCACTCTTGAgcttaaaatctgaaattcttgATCATTCAAACAGTATAAGTGACTGGATCTTGCCTTCTGATTCTGGAGTCACTAGTCCTACTGATAAAATATTTGCATGTTCTTGGTCTGGTGTAAAATGCAACGAAAATTCCTCTTTGATCATTGGTTTGGATCTTTCAGTGAAAAATCTTGGTGGATTTTTTTCAGAAGGTCAATTCAATCATTTTACTGACCTTGTTGATCTGAATTTGAGTCACAACTCATTTTCTGAGAAACTTCCTGTTGGGATTTTCAACCTCACAAAGCTGAAAAGTTTGGATATAAGTAGAAACAATTTTTCTGGTCATTTTCCTAGTGGAATATCAAATCTTGTTAATCTAGTGATTCTTGATGCTTTTAGTAACAGTTTCTCAGGTCCTTTACCTAAAGATGTTTCACAAATTGAGTCACTCAAAGTACTGAATTTTGCAGGTAGTTATTTCAGTGGTCAAATCCCTTCTGAATTTGGTTCATTCAAGAATCTTGATTTTATTCACTTAGCTGGAAATTCACTAAGTGGTAAAATACCATCAGAATTAGGAATGTTGAAAACAGTTACTCATATGGAAATTGGTTATAATACATATGAAGGAAGTATTCCTTGGGAATTAGGGAATATGAGTAAGCTTCAGTATCTTGATATTGCTGGTGCAAATTTATCTGGTTCAATACCAAAAGAGCTAAGTAATTTGACAAATCTTGAATCACTTTTCTTGTTCAGAAATCAACTTAATGGAAAAATCCCATTTGAGTTTGGAAAAATCATATCTTTATCAAGTTTGGATCTTTCTGATAATTTGCTTTTAGGGTCTATTCCTGAGAGTTTTTCTGAGTTGAAAAATCTAAAACTTCTTAGTGTTATGTATAATGACTTGAGTGGAACTATTCCTAAAGGTATTGCTAAGCTTCCATTGCTTGATACTCTTCTTATTTGGGACAATTTCTTTTCAGGGTCACTACCAAAAGACTTAGGAAAGTATTCAAAGTTGAAATATTTAGATGTTTCAACAAACTATTTTGTTGGTAACATTCCACCAGATATATGTTCAAATGGGGTGTTATTAAAATTGATCCTTTTTTCTAACAATTTCAGTGGTGGAGTTTCTCCATCATTGTCCAATTGTTCCTCTCTTGTTCGAATCCGAATCGAAGATAATTCATTCTCAGGTGATATTTCCTTGAACTTTGGCAATTTTCCTGATTTGTCATATGTTGATATGTCTAGAAATAGGTTTGGTGGAGGGATTCCTGCTAATATTGCCTTAGTTTCAAAGCTTCAATACTTCAATGTGTCTAATAATCCAAATCTTGGAGGTATAATACCAGAAAAGGCATTGTCTTTGTCACTACAGAATTTCTCAGCTACTAATTGTAGTATTTCAGGAGATTTTCCTCCTTTTGGACCATGCAAATCTTTACTCGTTCTCGAGTTGAGTATGAACAATGTTTCAGGTATTATGCCACAAAGTATCAGCAATTGCCAAAGTCTTGTGAGTATAGATTTGGCCAACAATGACTTAACTGGTCATATACCTGTTGAACTTGCTAGTCTTCCTAGTATTAGTGTTGTAGACTTGTCACACAATGGTTTTAGCGGTTCAATTCCTGCTAAGTTTGGAAGCTCTTCTAGCTTAAAACTTCTTAATGTGTCGTTCAATAATCTATCGGGTTCGATCCCAATTGAGAAGAGTTTTAAGGTGATGGATAGTAGTGCCTTTTGGGGTAATCCTAAGCTTTGTGGGGAACCGTTGAGGCCTTGTCGCCACGGACCGAATGGACTAGAGTTAGGAAGTAGAAGGACACAGAAGTTGGCTTGGGTTCTTATAACTTGTGGAGTCGTAGTATTGGCTATTACAGCTGCTGTTTTTGGCGTGCTTCACTTCAGAAGACGAGGtaaagggaagtggaaaatggtTTCTTTTAGTGGACTTCCTCGGTTTACAGCGAATGATGTTTTGAGGAGCTTCAGTTCTGTTGAAGAAGTTACAGATTTGGTGCCGCCGTTGGCAGGTTCTGATTGCAAAGCTGTTCTGCCAACAGGAATTACCGTTTTGGTGAAGAAGATCGAATGGAGACCCGAAAGAATGAATGCTATGTTGGACTTGATATCGAGGATGGGCAGCGCAAGGCACAAGAATTTGACAAGATTGCTAGGATTTTGCTACAACAAGCAAATGGCTTACTTGTTGTATGATTACTTGCCTAATGGAAATTTGGTCGAAAGGATCCGAACGAAGAGAGATTGGGCGACCAAGTATAAAACCATTGTGGGAATTGCTAGGGGATTGTGTTTCCTGCATCACAATTGCTACCCTGCGATCCCTCATGGGGATTTAAAGGCAAATAACATTGTCTTTGATGAAAACATGGAACCACATTTGACCGAGTTCGGTGTTACATTCTTGAATCAGCTAAATAATGGTCCATTTCTAGCAAGAGCTGGAAATGAAACAG GTGAAATTGACCGAGCTATAAAGGAAGAACTTTACAGGGACATATACAACTTTGGTGAGGTCATTCTTGAAATCTTAACAAACGGAAAGCTGTCAAATGCAGCGACGAGCCTACAGAATACCTCCAAAGAGGCTCTTTTGAGAGAGGTTTTGTATGAGAATGATGTTGCTCCATCGAACTCGGTCCAAGAGGAAATAAAATTGGTTCTTGAAGTCGCTTCGCTTTGCACCAGAAATAGACCCTCAGATCGGCCATCAATGGAAGAAGCGCTAAAACAGCTCTCTGGATTGAAGAAACAAGGGTAA